A window from Hymenobacter volaticus encodes these proteins:
- a CDS encoding DUF4136 domain-containing protein, whose product MKTFFLLLLLACTACSPVRVESTSQTPGVNFSAYKTYNFMDVTSRNEAAFQGPGTGIEELKSAVARELERRGYQRADSPDLLVNIGVVTQEKVQTRETTIYEAPRYIGQRRYRWQSEEVPVGRYAEGTATVDVVDATRNERIWQGVAASTLSKDPEKLASRINEGITEMFEKYPIAPKQ is encoded by the coding sequence ATGAAAACCTTCTTTTTGCTGCTTCTGCTGGCATGTACTGCTTGCTCGCCGGTGCGAGTGGAGTCGACTAGTCAAACGCCAGGCGTTAATTTCTCTGCCTATAAAACCTACAACTTCATGGACGTGACGTCGCGCAATGAGGCCGCATTTCAGGGACCTGGTACAGGCATCGAAGAACTGAAAAGTGCTGTGGCCCGCGAGCTAGAACGCCGCGGCTACCAGCGTGCCGATTCGCCCGACCTCTTGGTTAACATTGGCGTCGTGACGCAGGAAAAAGTGCAGACTCGCGAAACGACCATCTATGAGGCGCCGCGCTATATCGGGCAGCGCCGCTACCGTTGGCAAAGTGAAGAAGTGCCGGTTGGGCGTTATGCGGAAGGTACTGCTACGGTTGATGTGGTAGACGCCACTCGCAACGAACGGATTTGGCAAGGCGTGGCGGCAAGTACACTCTCCAAGGACCCCGAGAAGCTAGCTTCCCGCATCAACGAGGGCATTACCGAGATGTTTGAGAAGTATCCGATAGCGCCCAAGCAGTAG
- a CDS encoding Gfo/Idh/MocA family protein, translating into MKTFDPYSSASRREFMRTLSLGVGASLVGTTALGGSLSWLDEISYGPASLEALQTGKQLGVALVGLGGYSSGQLAPALQKTKLCKLAGIVTGTPSKATQWKQQYQIPDQNIYDYKTFDRIADNPAIDIIYIVLPVGLHAEYVERAAKAGKHVICEKPMANTAADCRRMITAMQKSGKKFSIGYRLHFEPHNQEMMRLGQQKVFGPIKKLTADNGFRAGSKTWRQDKELAGGGPLMDMGIYCVQGVIYTKGELPVSVTAKFGPKTDPVLFNEVEASINWQMQFADGAVANCRTSYAENMNSLLRADATKGWMELQPAYGYGGLDGRTSQGPMNVENVPQQARQMDDFADCILNNKPTRVPGEMGLRDMQIIEAIYRAAETGQKVSTKDVVAVFDKVSSKQ; encoded by the coding sequence ATGAAAACCTTTGATCCTTATTCTTCTGCCTCCCGTCGGGAGTTTATGCGCACGTTGTCGTTGGGTGTTGGCGCTTCGCTCGTGGGCACTACAGCCCTGGGTGGTTCGCTGTCGTGGCTAGACGAAATCAGCTATGGGCCAGCTAGCCTAGAGGCGTTGCAGACTGGTAAGCAACTAGGGGTAGCACTCGTCGGCTTGGGCGGCTACAGCTCCGGGCAACTAGCGCCAGCCTTGCAGAAAACCAAACTCTGCAAGCTAGCCGGCATCGTGACGGGCACGCCCTCCAAAGCCACGCAGTGGAAACAGCAGTACCAGATTCCTGACCAAAACATCTACGACTACAAAACCTTCGACCGGATTGCCGACAACCCTGCCATCGACATTATATATATCGTGCTGCCGGTGGGCTTGCACGCCGAGTATGTAGAGCGTGCCGCCAAGGCTGGTAAGCATGTTATTTGCGAAAAGCCGATGGCCAACACCGCTGCCGACTGCCGCCGGATGATAACTGCCATGCAGAAATCCGGCAAGAAATTCAGCATCGGGTACCGTCTGCACTTCGAGCCGCACAACCAGGAAATGATGCGCCTAGGTCAACAGAAGGTTTTCGGTCCCATCAAGAAGCTGACGGCAGATAACGGCTTCCGGGCGGGCAGCAAAACCTGGCGGCAAGACAAAGAACTAGCGGGCGGCGGGCCGCTCATGGACATGGGCATTTACTGCGTGCAGGGCGTCATCTATACCAAAGGCGAGCTACCGGTATCCGTCACGGCTAAGTTTGGGCCCAAAACCGACCCGGTGCTATTCAATGAAGTAGAAGCAAGCATCAACTGGCAGATGCAGTTTGCCGATGGAGCCGTAGCCAACTGCCGCACCAGCTACGCCGAAAACATGAACAGCCTGCTGCGCGCCGATGCTACCAAAGGGTGGATGGAACTGCAACCCGCCTACGGCTACGGTGGCCTCGATGGCCGCACCAGCCAGGGCCCTATGAACGTCGAGAACGTGCCTCAGCAAGCCCGCCAGATGGACGACTTCGCCGATTGCATCCTCAACAACAAGCCCACCCGCGTACCCGGCGAAATGGGCCTCCGCGACATGCAAATCATCGAAGCCATCTACCGCGCCGCCGAAACCGGTCAGAAAGTCTCTACCAAAGATGTAGTAGCTGTATTCGATAAGGTGAGCAGTAAGCAGTAA
- a CDS encoding aldo/keto reductase, with translation MDYIRLGGTGLKVSKICLGCMTYGTPTERWPWALNEEQSRPFIQQALELGINFFDTADVYSNGASEEVVGRALRDFAKRDEIVLATKVYNPMGPGPNQRGLSRKHIMSAIDASLQRLGTDYVDLYQIHRWDYNTPIEETLEALHDVVKAGKARYIGASSMFAWQFAQALYLADKHNWTRFVSMQPHYNLVYREEEREMLPLCQDQNIGVIPWSPLARGLLTGGRSKERNETERAKTDAFGKSLYGRDDDFTVADRVTEIAKERGLPNAQVALAWMLSKPVITAPIVGASKPGHLEDAVAAVGVKLSGQEIKRLEEPYQPHPVLGFS, from the coding sequence ATGGATTATATCCGCTTGGGAGGCACTGGCCTCAAAGTATCTAAAATATGCTTGGGCTGCATGACCTACGGCACACCCACCGAGCGTTGGCCGTGGGCTCTGAACGAGGAACAAAGCCGCCCTTTCATTCAGCAGGCCTTGGAGCTTGGAATCAACTTCTTCGACACGGCCGACGTCTACTCCAACGGCGCCAGCGAAGAGGTAGTCGGTCGGGCGCTGCGCGACTTTGCCAAGCGCGACGAAATCGTGCTGGCTACCAAAGTGTACAACCCCATGGGGCCGGGCCCTAACCAACGCGGCCTCTCGCGCAAGCACATTATGAGTGCCATTGATGCCAGCCTCCAGCGCCTCGGTACCGATTACGTCGACCTCTACCAGATTCACCGCTGGGACTACAACACGCCTATTGAAGAGACCCTGGAAGCCCTGCACGACGTGGTGAAGGCCGGTAAGGCCCGCTACATTGGCGCTTCTTCTATGTTTGCTTGGCAATTTGCCCAGGCGCTGTACCTAGCTGATAAGCACAACTGGACGCGCTTCGTGAGCATGCAGCCGCATTACAACTTGGTGTACCGCGAAGAAGAACGCGAAATGCTACCGCTGTGCCAAGACCAAAATATCGGTGTGATTCCTTGGTCGCCGCTGGCGCGCGGGCTACTTACGGGTGGACGGAGCAAGGAGCGCAACGAAACGGAGCGCGCCAAAACCGATGCCTTTGGCAAAAGTCTCTACGGCCGCGACGACGACTTTACAGTGGCCGACCGGGTGACGGAAATAGCCAAGGAACGCGGCTTGCCCAACGCTCAAGTGGCCTTGGCTTGGATGCTGTCGAAGCCCGTCATTACGGCCCCCATTGTGGGCGCCAGCAAACCCGGCCACTTAGAAGATGCTGTGGCGGCGGTAGGGGTGAAGCTATCGGGCCAGGAAATCAAGCGGCTAGAAGAGCCGTACCAGCCGCATCCGGTGTTGGGCTTCTCTTAG
- a CDS encoding aldo/keto reductase, with protein MLTRLIPCSQEPLPVIGLGTWQTFDVRDTSAYPQLQQTLATLRAAGGSVIDSSPMYGRAEEVIGDLTSQTEDSSSFFYATKVWTQGREAGIQQMENSLRKLRRPAVDLMQIHNLVDWKTHLRTLRDWQAAGKVRYVGITHYTDAKHDELARILTTETIDFVQFNYSILDRNAEKRLLPIAAERGVATLINRPFTEGNLLARVQGKALPGWAPELGINSWAEFLLKFIVAHPAVTCVIPGTRNPNHLADNLLAGAGELPDEATREKMAAYIRAL; from the coding sequence ATGCTTACTCGCCTGATACCTTGCAGCCAGGAACCGCTTCCCGTGATAGGGTTGGGCACTTGGCAGACGTTCGATGTCCGTGACACTTCCGCCTATCCGCAGTTGCAGCAAACTTTAGCGACGCTGCGTGCGGCCGGTGGCAGCGTGATTGACTCTTCGCCAATGTATGGCCGGGCCGAGGAAGTGATTGGCGACCTAACCAGCCAGACAGAAGACTCTTCTTCCTTCTTCTACGCCACCAAAGTCTGGACCCAAGGCCGCGAGGCGGGTATCCAACAGATGGAAAATTCGTTGCGCAAACTACGCCGCCCGGCCGTTGACTTGATGCAGATTCACAACCTAGTGGACTGGAAAACGCACTTGCGTACCCTGCGGGACTGGCAGGCTGCGGGCAAGGTCCGGTACGTAGGCATCACGCACTACACCGACGCCAAACACGACGAATTGGCCCGCATCCTGACTACAGAAACCATCGACTTTGTGCAATTCAACTACTCCATTCTCGACCGCAACGCTGAAAAGCGGCTGCTCCCCATAGCCGCAGAGCGCGGAGTAGCCACACTCATCAACCGGCCTTTCACGGAAGGCAACTTGCTGGCGCGGGTGCAGGGCAAAGCACTGCCGGGTTGGGCTCCGGAGTTGGGAATTAACAGTTGGGCGGAGTTTCTACTCAAGTTCATCGTGGCGCACCCCGCCGTTACGTGCGTGATACCCGGCACCCGCAACCCCAACCATCTGGCCGACAACCTCCTGGCGGGCGCAGGCGAATTACCGGACGAAGCCACGCGGGAAAAGATGGCAGCTTACATACGGGCGCTATAG
- a CDS encoding EamA family transporter, with product MWIVFSLLAALSAAVVVTLSKAGIKNVDSSLAFAIQSVLIVLVAWGVVAWQGNLPNVTAIDRRSWIFLIVAGVITCVSSLLSFRALSLGNASRVSPIDKVSLVFAIVLAAVFLKEKISWQVMLGAGLMAIGAVVIAMAKPAGE from the coding sequence ATGTGGATAGTTTTTTCTTTGCTGGCCGCTTTATCGGCTGCTGTAGTGGTTACGCTTTCCAAGGCGGGCATCAAAAATGTGGATTCGAGCTTGGCCTTTGCTATTCAATCGGTGCTGATTGTGCTGGTAGCTTGGGGAGTAGTGGCTTGGCAAGGCAACCTACCCAACGTAACGGCCATTGACCGCCGTAGCTGGATATTCCTGATTGTTGCTGGCGTAATTACCTGCGTCTCGTCGTTGCTGTCGTTTCGGGCGCTTTCCCTCGGCAATGCCTCCCGCGTATCGCCCATCGATAAGGTATCGTTGGTGTTTGCTATTGTGTTGGCGGCCGTTTTTCTGAAAGAGAAAATAAGCTGGCAGGTGATGCTAGGAGCCGGCCTAATGGCAATTGGCGCAGTGGTCATTGCCATGGCCAAGCCCGCCGGGGAGTAA
- a CDS encoding GNAT family N-acetyltransferase, translated as MTLIWTTKPFTSLTLSELYALLQLRSEVFVVEQTCAFQDMDGQDQAAHHLLGHTETGELAAYSRLFDAGISYPEASIGRVVVSPKFRRYGLGRELLRQSIAAVTAQFGEQPIQIGAQLYLKEFYESFGFQQHGEGYLEDSIPHIHMVRL; from the coding sequence ATGACGCTCATCTGGACCACCAAGCCGTTCACTTCCCTCACTCTCTCCGAACTCTACGCCCTGCTCCAGTTGCGCTCCGAGGTGTTTGTGGTAGAACAGACCTGTGCCTTTCAGGACATGGACGGCCAAGACCAAGCAGCCCACCACTTACTCGGCCATACCGAAACCGGCGAGCTAGCCGCCTATTCTCGCCTTTTCGATGCTGGCATCAGTTACCCCGAAGCCAGCATTGGCCGCGTGGTGGTCAGCCCGAAGTTCCGGCGCTATGGCTTGGGCCGGGAACTGTTGCGCCAATCCATTGCGGCGGTAACAGCGCAGTTTGGGGAACAGCCCATCCAGATTGGAGCACAGCTGTACTTAAAAGAATTTTACGAAAGCTTCGGCTTTCAGCAGCACGGCGAGGGCTACCTCGAAGACAGTATTCCGCACATCCATATGGTGCGGTTATAA